In Dermacentor silvarum isolate Dsil-2018 chromosome 2, BIME_Dsil_1.4, whole genome shotgun sequence, the following proteins share a genomic window:
- the LOC119440571 gene encoding uncharacterized protein LOC119440571: MTLLSIGYLLETPGCSFPLYNPYHWSVSYRWERVNATNVTYEEICSARNRTVILQEGGKFSLDSIGLLLAYNATVQGTKCYYHVVSRDETAYIPDTKPILGPARSLPFGEPIDAEYVQVSCEARGKLLFTEYFLIPQPKQAVPDADEPQADGAASTRQMSVLLLGIDSTSRINFNRLMKKTRKYIIEELNAFELLGFNKVGDSSFPNQLPLLSGFSGPDAESLFKRYSFDTFPLLWNTFRLEGYTTLFLEEMPYYGLFTYPNYLGFNRPPTDYYPEPVLRMMDEKGGNDRFCVGSRLKTKVLIRYLADVLKMNVNRSMFSYVWLSDVTHNNLKGIKVIDQPLEEFFRQLSDAGIFENTAVLFLSDHGNRIGPYRMSEIGRHEDKTPFCFLILPRRFLQEYPEAVVQLEVNQRRLVTHYDLHATLLSLSKLPAFNPEPTNKGLNVFTAIPPERTCADAFIAPEFCACTGTTGETPDPGVMLSFSRYSVSYINALAMLHFPGKCIEWQLESVDEASALGGRVAGKLLLRVQLTLTPTAHFEVYGTLRNASLDDKHVDFVQRLDKYSNGTTCLPNSAWQKVCMCKPELLNISSTFQSPDSASLDDMAGS, encoded by the coding sequence ATGACTCTGCTTTCCATTGGCTACCTACTCGAGACACCCGGCTGCTCGTTCCCGCTGTATAACCCTTATCATTGGTCGGTCTCTTATCGCTGGGAGAGAGTCAACGCTACCAATGTCACGTATGAGGAGATATGCTCAGCCCGAAACCGCACGGTGATCTTGCAGGAAGGGGGCAAGTTCAGCTTGGACTCTATTGGCCTTCTCCTAGCATACAACGCTACAGTCCAAGGTACCAAGTGCTACTACCACGTTGTCTCCAGAGACGAAACCGCTTACATACCGGACACAAAGCCTATTCTGGGCCCAGCTCGTTCGCTGCCCTTCGGTGAACCGATTGACGCAGAGTACGTGCAAGTGTCGTGCGAAGCTCGCGGGAAGCTGCTTTTCACCGAATACTTTCTAATTCCTCAGCCGAAGCAAGCAGTGCCAGACGCTGACGAACCGCAGGCGGATGGTGCTGCAAGTACTCGCCAGATGAGTGTCCTACTCCTAGGAATAGATTCGACCTCCAGGATAAACTTCAACCGCCTCATGAAGAAGACCCGCAAGTACATCATTGAGGAACTCAACGCTTTCGAACTGCTCGGCTTTAACAAAGTCGGCGACAGCTCGTTTCCAAATCAGCTTCCGCTTCTCTCAGGATTCTCTGGTCCTGACGCCGAGAGTTTGTTCAAGCGCTACAGCTTTGATACGTTCCCTCTCCTGTGGAATACGTTTAGGCTTGAGGGTTACACAACGCTGTTCCTTGAAGAAATGCCGTATTACGGTCTCTTCACCTACCCTAATTATTTAGGATTTAACCGACCACCAACTGATTACTACCCTGAACCTGTCTTGCGGATGATGGACGAGAAAGGAGGCAACGACCGTTTTTGCGTGGGCTCCCGCTTGAAGACGAAAGTCCTGATCAGATACCTGGCTGATGTATTGAAGATGAACGTCAACCGGAGCATGTTCTCGTACGTCTGGCTTTCCGACGTGACCCACAATAACCTGAAAGGAATCAAGGTCATCGATCAACCGCTCGAAGAATTTTTCAGGCAACTTTCAGACGCCGGCATCTTCGAAAACACCGCGGTACTTTTTCTCAGCGACCACGGAAACCGTATCGGCCCATACAGAATGTCCGAAATAGGTCGACACGAAGACAAGACACCCTTTTGTTTTCTCATACTACCCAGGCGCTTTCTGCAAGAGTATCCGGAAGCGGTAGTTCAGTTGGAAGTAAACCAGCGGCGTCTGGTCACTCACTACGACCTTCACGCTACGCTGCTCAGCCTATCCAAGCTGCCTGCGTTCAACCCGGAGCCAACAAACAAGGGCCTGAACGTGTTCACTGCGATACCGCCGGAAAGGACGTGCGCCGACGCTTTCATAGCTCCCGAGTTCTGCGCTTGCACGGGTACCACGGGTGAGACTCCGGACCCAGGAGTCATGCTGTCGTTCTCCCGTTACTCTGTGTCCTACATCAACGCGCTGGCGATGCTCCACTTTCCGGGCAAGTGCATCGAGTGGCAGCTCGAGAGCGTGGATGAGGCGTCCGCTCTAGGTGGCCGCGTCGCCGGCAAGCTCCTGCTCCGCGTGCAGCTGACTCTGACGCCGACGGCACACTTTGAAGTGTACGGGACGCTGCGCAATGCGTCTTTAGATGACAAGCACGTAGACTTCGTTCAGAGGTTGGACAAGTACAGCAATGGGACCACGTGTTTGCCCAACAGCGCCTGGCAGAAAGTCTGCATGTGCAAGCCCGAGCTGTTGAACATTTCGTCGACGTTTCAGTCACCTGATTCCGCTAGTCTCGATGACATGGCTGGAAGTTGA